One Alnus glutinosa chromosome 3, dhAlnGlut1.1, whole genome shotgun sequence genomic region harbors:
- the LOC133862277 gene encoding uncharacterized protein LOC133862277 gives MAPRRRPRASKNSRMDAALDAMRPLGYSEKFVREMVKELLKEELYGKDGWFFIEHDSYKVLLDHIFQKEENDSLQDDARCGDNIKIPAAGPSTSREVILGSCSNPVATCTTRQTNEALDSMSQTSEVLDIVSLTNDLDGKERSPPAEGEERGWKDIELGQNSGEEHMDNVTRNNDKDSGSSKLLVNTLICSLPDVHCPHPVDVLPARRRRPCYGWISSDDEQDLVRLPQAPLQEIAKFFTRMDVPRKRKTRWDVRPEDM, from the exons ATGGCTCCACGAAGAAGACCCAGGGCTAGTAAG AATTCACGAATGGATGCAGCCCTTGATGCTATGCGTCCGTTGGGATATTCTGAGAAATTTGTTCGGGAAATGGTCAAAGAGCTCCTGAAAGAGGAG CTTTATGGAAAAGACGGTTGGTTCTTCATTGAACATGATTCTTACAAGGTTCTACTTGATCACATCTTTCAGAAAGAGGAG AATGATTCTTTACAAGATGATGCAAGATGTGGAGATAATATCAAGATACCAGCTGCTGGGCCCTCAACCTCAAGGGAAGTCATTCTTGGATCCTGTTCAAATCCAGTGGCTACATGCACTACGAGGCAGACCAATGAGGCTTTAGATTCTATGTCACAGACTAGTGAAGTTCTGGACATTGTATCACTGACCAATGATCTTG ATGGTAAGGAACGATCCCCACCAgcagaaggagaagaaaggggCTGGAAAGACATTGAGTTGGGGCAGAATTCTGGAGAAGAGCATATGGATAATGTAACTAGAAACAATGACAAAGATTCTGGTAGCAGTAAACTTCTTGTGAACACTCTTATCTGCTCTCTTCCTGATGTTCACTGCCCACATCCGGTGGATGTTCTCCCAGCCCGAAGGCGTAGACCTTGCTATGGATGGATCAGCAGCGACGATGAGCAAGATCTTGTGCGCCTACCACAAGCGCCATTACAGGAAATTGCGAAGTTTTTCACTCGGATGGATGTGCCAAGAAAGCGCAAGACAAGGTGGGACGTTAGGCCTGAAGATATGTGA
- the LOC133862238 gene encoding probable zinc metalloprotease EGY2, chloroplastic, which yields MNVPATFRGNFVPISQCSSCCDLRFQPYFASSTGSRRKRCRWSSLKLHQVSRLCGKREIACKATETQSEPDSNADKEKEVDNDEEMPHSTSSFVQNDPQPDSRPFVPEQVNISDEETPAQGGVQDVDSVEVASGSPLPGVKPQQLDELITIPKETIEILKNQVFGFDTFFVTSQDPYEGGVLFKGNLRGQAAKSYEKIAKRLQDNFGDLYKLFLLVNPEDDKPVAVVVPRKTLQPETTAVPEWFAAGAFGLVTVFTLLLRNVPALQSSILSTFDNLDLLKDGLPGALVTALILGIHELSHILVAKSTGIKLGVPYFVPSWQIGSFGAITRIINIVSKREDLLKVATAGPLAGFSLGLVLLLLGFILPPTDGIGVVVDASVLHESFLAGGIAKLLLGNVLKEGTPISVNPLVIWAWAGLLINAINSIPAGQLDGGRISFAIWGRKASTRFTAASIVLLGLSSLFSDVAFYWVALIFFLQRGPIAPLSEEITDPDEKYVALGILVLALGLLVCLPYPFPFTDEAITSF from the exons ATGAATGTTCCGGCAACTTTTCGCGGGAATTTCGTTCCTATATCGCAGTGCAGCTCTTGTTGCGATCTTCGTTTTCAGCCGTACTTTGCTTCCTCGACTGGATCTCGGAGAAAACGGTGTCGTTGGAGCTCCTTGAAGTTGCACCAAGTTTCGAG ACTTTGCGGGAAGCGAGAGATTGCTTGTAAAGCGACTGAGACACAGAGTGAACCAGATAGCAATGCCGATAAG GAAAAAGAAGTGGATAATGATGAGGAAATGCCACATTCCACTTCTTCCTTTGTGCAAAATGACCCCCAGCCTGATTCTCGGCCTTTTGTTCCTGAACAAGTAAACATTAGTGATGAGGAAACTCCGGCTCAAGGTGGAGTCCAG GATGTTGATAGTGTAGAAGTTGCGAGTGGATCACCTCTGCCAGGTGTGAAG CCACAGCAACTGGATGAATTGATCACGATTCCGAAGGAAACAATTGAAATTCTTAAGAATCAAGTGTTTGGCTTTGATACATTTTTCGTGACAAGCCAGGATCCATACGAG GGTGGAGTGTTGTTCAAAGGGAACCTGCGAGGGCAGGCTGCTAAAAGTTATGAAAAGATAGCAAAGAGATTGCAG GATAACTTTGGGGATCTATATAAGCTTTTTCTTCTGGTCAATCCTGAGGATGATAAACCGGTGGCAGTTGTAGTTCCACGAAAGACCTTGCAACCAGAGACAACTG CTGTCCCAGAGTGGTTTGCTGCTGGGGCCTTTGGACTGGTCACAGTGTTTACCTTACTGCTTCGGAATGTGCCTGCTTTGCAGTCCAGCATACT ATCAACTTTTGACAATCTCGACTTGTTAAAGGACGGCCTACCTGGAGCATTGGTAACTGCACTTATCCTGGGGATACATGAACTCAGCCACATTTTAGTTGCAAAAAGCACTGGAATTAAGCTTGGGGTCCCTTACTTCGTTCCTAGTTGGCAG ATAGGCTCTTTTGGTGCCATTACAAGGATTATAAATATTGTATCTAAACGTGAAGATCTTCTAAAAGTTGCAACAGCAGGACCTTTAGCCGGGTTTTCACTTGGTCTTGTTCTTTTGCTTTTAGGGTTCATCCTACCACCTACAGATGGTATTGGTGTTGTTGTTGATGCTTCTGTATTGCATGAGTCATTTCTTGCCGGGGGTATTG CAAAGCTGCTTCTTGGCAATGTGCTTAAGGAAGGCACTCCCATATCTGTTAATCCCCTTGTAATATGGGCATGGGCTGGACTCCTTATTAATGCCATCAACAGCATCCCTGCTGGACAGCTTGATGGAGGGAGAATCAGTTTTGCCATATGGGGAAGAAAG GCTTCAACTCGCTTCACAGCCGCCTCTATCGTGCTGCTTGGATTGTCATCACTGTTTAGTGATGTGGCATTTTATTGGGTAGCTCTGATATTCTTCTTACAAAGGGGGCCAATTGCTCCACTTTCTGAGGAAATAACTGATCCTGATGAAAAGTACGTTGCCCTTGGAATACTAGTTTTGGCTTTAGGTTTGCTAGTATGCTTACCATACCCGTTCCCCTTTACAGATGAAGCAATTACAAGTTTCTAG
- the LOC133863862 gene encoding auxin transporter-like protein 2, protein MLPQKQAEEAMVSSFNLTERDDREEEKADEPGFGLKSILWHGGSVYDAWFSCASNQVAQVLLTLPYSFSQMGMLSGIILQVFYGLLGSWTAYLISVLYVEYRSRKEKENANFKNHVIQWFEVLDGLLGPYWKAAGLAFNCTFLLFGSVIQLIACASNIYYIDDHLDKRTWTYIFGACCATTVFIPSFHNYRIWSFLGLGMTTYTAWYLTIGAIVNGQVEGVQHSGPKKLVLYFTGATNILYTFGGHAVTVEIMHAMWKPQKFKYIYLLATLYVFTLTLPSATAMYWAFGDKLLNHSNAFALLPRNGWRDAAVVLMLIHQFITFGFACTPLYFVWEKVIGMHDTKSIFLRALVRLPVVVPIWFLAIIFPFFGPINSAVGALLVSFTVYIIPSLAHMLTFRSASARQNAAEKPPFFLPSWTVMYVVNTFIVVWVLVVGFGFGGWASMNNFIKQVDTFGLFAKCYQCPPKAPVGTKNH, encoded by the exons ATGTTACCTCAGAAACAAGCAGAGGAGGCCATGGTCTCGAGCTTCAACTTGACTGAGCGTGATGACAGGGAGGAAGAGAAGGCAGACGAGCCAGGTTTTGGCCTCAAAAGCATTCTCTGGCATGGCGGGTCTGTATATGATGCATGGTTCAGCTGCGCATCCAATCAG GTTGCTCAGGTTCTGTTAACGCTGCCATACTCTTTCTCTCAAATGGGGATGCTTTCAGGGATTATTCTGCAGGTCTTTTATGGTCTGCTTGGAAGCTGGACTGCTTATCTGATCAGTGTTCTCTACGTCGAGTACCGAagcagaaaagagaaagagaatgcCAACTTCAAGAACCATGTCATTCAG TGGTTTGAAGTGCTGGATGGTTTACTGGGTCCGTACTGGAAAGCTGCCGGCTTGGCCTTCAACTGTACCTTCCTTCTCTTTGGATCTGTTATCCAGCTTATAGCTTGTGCAAG TAATATATACTACATAGATGACCATTTAGACAAGAGGACATGGACTTATATCTTTGGAGCTTGCTGTGCAACCACTGTGTTCATACCCTCCTTCCACAACTACAGAATTTGGTCCTTCCTTGGGCTGGGAATGACCACCTACACTGCTTGGTATTTGACCATTGGAGCCATTGTTAATGGCCAG GTGGAGGGTGTACAACACTCTGGCCCAAAAAAATTGGTATTGTATTTCACAGGCGCCACCAATATACTGTACACTTTCGGCGGGCACGCTGTCACCGT GGAAATCATGCATGCAATGTGGAAGCCTCAGAAATTCAAGTACATATATCTGCTGGCCACCCTCTATGTATTCACCCTTACTCTTCCATCTGCTACTGCTATGTACTGGGCCTTTGGCGACAAACTCCTCAACCATTCCAACGCCTTCGCGCTCCTTCCCCGGAATGGATGGCGTGACGCTGCAGTTGTTTTAATGCTCATTCACCAG TTCATAACATTTGGATTCGCTTGTACACCATTATATTTTGTGTGGGAAAAAGTCATTGGAATGCATGACACAAAGAGCATATTCTTGAGGGCACTTGTGCGGTTGCCTGTGGTGGTGCCAATATGGTTCTTGGCCATTATATTTCCTTTCTTTGGTCCCATTAATTCAGCTGTGGGGGCTCTTCTGGTCAGCTTCACAGTCTACATCATCCCCTCTTTAGCACATATGCTTACTTTCAGATCGGCCTCCGCCCGACAG AATGCGGCGGAGAAGCCTCCATTCTTCCTTCCCAGCTGGACGGTCATGTATGTAGTGAACACATTTATAGTGGTATGGGTGCTGGTGGTCGGGTTCGGATTTGGAGGGTGGGCGAGCATGAACAACTTCATCAAGCAAGTTGACACTTTCGGCCTCTTTGCCAAGTGCTATCAGTGCCCACCCAAAGCCCCCGTAGGCACAAAAAATCACTAA